From Synechococcus sp. A10-1-5-1, a single genomic window includes:
- the hemH gene encoding ferrochelatase, which translates to MAKVGVVLLNLGGPERIQDVGPFLYNLFADPEIIRLPNPALQKPLAWLISSLRAGKSQAAYRSIGGGSPLRRITEQQARELQSTLRQRGIEATSYVAMRYWHPFTESAVADIKADGIDEVVVLPLYPHFSISTSGSSFRELQRLRQGDPSFSKLPIRCIRSYYNDPGYIGAMAELIGKEIQACPNPPDAHVFFSAHGVPKSYVEEAGDPYQKEIETCAQLIMDKLAADLGHTNPFTLAYQSRVGPVEWLKPYTDDALNELGESGVKDLVVVPISFVSEHIETLEEIDIEYREIATEAGITNFRRVPALDTTPSFINGLANLVQHALEGPEVNLDQAAALPTQVKLYPQDKWAWGWNNSSEVWNGRLAMLGFSAFLLELLSGRGPLHSIGLL; encoded by the coding sequence ATGGCCAAGGTCGGCGTGGTGTTGCTGAACCTCGGCGGCCCTGAGCGCATTCAGGACGTCGGCCCCTTCCTCTACAACCTCTTCGCGGACCCGGAAATCATCCGGCTACCCAATCCCGCTCTCCAGAAGCCCCTCGCCTGGTTGATCAGCTCCCTGCGTGCTGGCAAGTCGCAAGCCGCCTACCGCTCCATCGGTGGCGGCTCACCGCTGCGTCGCATCACCGAGCAGCAGGCACGCGAGCTCCAGAGCACCCTCCGCCAACGCGGCATTGAGGCCACCAGCTATGTGGCCATGCGCTACTGGCATCCCTTCACCGAATCGGCCGTCGCCGACATCAAGGCCGATGGGATCGATGAGGTCGTCGTCCTTCCCCTCTATCCACACTTCTCCATCAGCACCAGCGGCTCCAGCTTCCGCGAGCTGCAACGCCTGCGTCAGGGCGATCCCTCCTTCTCCAAACTCCCCATCCGCTGCATCCGCAGCTACTACAACGACCCCGGCTACATCGGCGCCATGGCCGAACTCATCGGCAAAGAAATCCAGGCCTGCCCCAACCCCCCTGACGCCCACGTCTTCTTCTCCGCCCACGGCGTACCCAAGAGCTACGTCGAGGAAGCCGGTGATCCCTATCAAAAGGAGATCGAAACCTGCGCCCAGCTGATCATGGACAAGCTGGCCGCTGATCTCGGCCACACCAATCCCTTCACCCTGGCCTACCAAAGCCGCGTCGGGCCGGTGGAATGGCTCAAGCCCTACACCGACGACGCCCTCAACGAACTCGGTGAATCCGGCGTCAAGGACCTCGTCGTCGTCCCGATCAGCTTTGTCAGCGAGCACATCGAAACCCTCGAGGAAATCGATATCGAATACCGCGAAATCGCAACGGAAGCCGGCATCACCAACTTCCGACGCGTTCCCGCTCTCGACACCACACCGTCCTTTATCAACGGTCTGGCCAACCTCGTCCAACACGCCCTAGAAGGACCAGAAGTCAACCTCGATCAAGCCGCCGCTCTTCCCACACAGGTCAAGCTCTACCCCCAGGACAAGTGGGCCTGGGGATGGAACAACAGCTCAGAGGTCTGGAACGGTCGCTTGGCAATGCTCGGCTTCTCCGCTTTCCTGCTCGAGTTGCTCAGCGGTCGTGGGCCTCTTCATTCCATCGGCTTGCTTTAA
- a CDS encoding NAD(P)/FAD-dependent oxidoreductase has product MSQPHCFDVAVVGAGAAGASAAYHLAARGRRVLLLDAQSLPRAKPCGGGMAASVQRWFPFDLQPAVDRVITQVKFTWCLEDPVVAVLPGDSPFWIVQRSKLDHYLVQQAVAEGAELLDGSEVSSIQRDGAQWMLESRGDGYRARAVVIADGSNSRFAAPLGLGPSQPRFAEALAVEVDADVLEGDTARFEFGLVRHGFCWAFPRQGGYSIGVGTFIGRDVADADAVLAELLPALGLPSDAGLRRRSPLRVWDGHYPLHVPGAVVVGDAASLCDPFLAEGLRPALMSGVRAAEAVDRYLGCSASDEQQKALAQYSAEMRQHWGDSMAWGRRIAQVFYRVPKVGYQLGIKRPTAPQRIAQILSGEMGYGDIAQRVIKRLLFQRG; this is encoded by the coding sequence GTGAGCCAACCGCATTGTTTTGATGTTGCCGTTGTCGGTGCCGGTGCTGCCGGCGCATCGGCGGCTTATCACCTGGCTGCCCGTGGACGCCGGGTTCTCCTTTTGGACGCTCAGTCCTTGCCCCGTGCCAAGCCCTGCGGTGGCGGGATGGCGGCTTCGGTGCAGCGCTGGTTTCCCTTTGACCTGCAGCCGGCCGTTGATCGAGTGATCACCCAGGTGAAATTCACCTGGTGCCTGGAGGATCCGGTGGTGGCGGTCCTGCCTGGTGATTCACCCTTCTGGATCGTCCAGCGCTCCAAGCTTGATCACTACCTGGTCCAGCAGGCTGTGGCAGAGGGCGCTGAGCTGCTGGATGGCTCCGAAGTCTCGTCGATCCAGCGAGACGGCGCTCAATGGATGCTGGAATCCAGGGGCGATGGCTACCGGGCGCGAGCTGTGGTGATCGCTGATGGCTCCAATTCACGTTTTGCCGCTCCCTTGGGCCTTGGTCCCAGTCAGCCGCGCTTTGCGGAGGCCTTGGCGGTCGAGGTGGATGCTGATGTCCTAGAGGGCGACACGGCTCGATTTGAATTCGGACTCGTGCGCCATGGCTTCTGCTGGGCCTTTCCTCGGCAAGGCGGCTACAGCATTGGTGTCGGCACCTTCATTGGCCGCGACGTGGCGGATGCCGATGCGGTCTTGGCTGAACTGCTGCCAGCGTTGGGTCTGCCCTCTGATGCTGGCTTGAGACGGCGTTCTCCCCTTCGGGTCTGGGATGGTCACTATCCGCTGCATGTCCCAGGGGCGGTGGTGGTTGGCGATGCCGCCTCGCTCTGTGATCCCTTTTTGGCGGAAGGGTTGCGGCCAGCATTGATGAGTGGAGTTCGCGCGGCAGAGGCAGTCGATCGCTACCTGGGCTGTTCAGCGTCCGATGAGCAACAGAAGGCCCTGGCCCAGTACAGCGCCGAGATGCGCCAGCACTGGGGAGACTCCATGGCCTGGGGGCGTCGCATTGCGCAAGTTTTTTACCGGGTCCCCAAGGTGGGTTACCAACTGGGGATCAAGCGCCCGACCGCACCGCAACGGATTGCTCAGATCCTCTCAGGGGAGATGGGTTATGGGGATATCGCCCAGCGCGTCATCAAACGGTTGCTCTTCCAGAGGGGCTGA
- the cobO gene encoding cob(I)yrinic acid a,c-diamide adenosyltransferase, with the protein MGGDLAPEATADAYQRRMARRKEVQQQRVGERSLEKGLVLVFTGDGKGKTTAGLGLVLRTLGHGEQVAVVQFIKGGWHPGEAKALEVFGESLHWHALGEGFTWETQDRERDRALVQQAWNRSCNYLADPNRKLVLLDEVNVALKLGYLDLEVLLEGLNLRPPLTHVALTGRGAPPALIERADLVTEMKLVRHPFREQGVKAQAGIEF; encoded by the coding sequence ATGGGAGGTGACCTGGCCCCTGAGGCAACGGCTGATGCTTACCAGCGACGCATGGCCCGGCGGAAGGAAGTGCAGCAGCAGCGGGTTGGTGAGCGCTCCTTAGAGAAGGGTTTGGTGCTGGTCTTCACCGGCGATGGCAAGGGCAAGACCACCGCGGGACTGGGGCTCGTGCTCCGTACCTTGGGCCACGGGGAGCAGGTGGCGGTGGTGCAGTTCATTAAGGGGGGCTGGCATCCCGGTGAGGCCAAAGCTCTCGAAGTCTTTGGGGAGTCGCTGCATTGGCATGCCCTCGGTGAGGGATTTACCTGGGAAACCCAGGACCGCGAGCGCGACCGTGCTTTGGTGCAGCAGGCCTGGAATCGCTCTTGCAATTACCTCGCGGATCCCAATCGCAAGTTGGTGCTCCTGGATGAGGTCAACGTGGCCCTGAAATTGGGCTATCTCGACCTGGAGGTTCTGCTGGAGGGCCTCAACCTGCGGCCCCCCTTGACCCATGTGGCGCTGACCGGCCGCGGGGCTCCGCCGGCCTTGATTGAGCGGGCTGACCTGGTGACCGAGATGAAGTTGGTGCGCCATCCCTTCCGAGAGCAGGGGGTTAAAGCCCAGGCCGGAATCGAGTTTTAG
- a CDS encoding transaldolase, protein MANLLDQLAAMTVVVADTGDIDAIQQFTPRDATTNPSLILAAAQIPAYQNLIDTSLRESREVCGPSAPAEEVVREALDEICVTFGKEILKIVPGRVSTEVDARLSFDTEATITKARKLIGLYRQAGINRDRVLIKIASTWEGIKAAEVLEKEGIHCNLTLLFSFAQAVAAAEAGATLISPFVGRILDWYKKSTGRESYPGHEDPGVLSVTKIFNYFKTFGYKTEVMGASFRNIDEIIELAGCDLLTISPKLLDQLRNTQGDLHRKLNPFDPATTEQQIHLDAQGFKVMMAEDQMATEKLDEGIRGFTKAIETLEAQLAHRLGELEGAGAFQHAAQEIFLLNDLDGDGCITREEWLGTDAVFDALDTDHDGRLLPNDIRGGLGAALAINN, encoded by the coding sequence ATGGCCAATCTCCTCGACCAACTGGCCGCGATGACGGTTGTGGTCGCCGATACCGGTGATATCGATGCGATCCAACAGTTCACGCCCCGGGATGCCACCACCAACCCATCGCTGATCCTGGCTGCAGCTCAAATCCCGGCCTACCAAAACCTGATCGACACCTCCCTACGGGAATCCCGCGAAGTCTGCGGGCCCTCAGCTCCCGCTGAAGAAGTGGTGCGTGAAGCCCTCGATGAGATCTGCGTCACCTTTGGCAAAGAGATCCTGAAAATCGTGCCAGGCAGGGTCTCCACCGAAGTGGATGCGCGCCTGAGCTTTGACACTGAGGCCACGATCACCAAAGCCCGGAAACTGATTGGCCTCTACCGCCAAGCCGGCATCAACCGCGATCGCGTGCTGATCAAGATCGCCTCGACCTGGGAGGGGATCAAAGCCGCCGAAGTGCTCGAGAAAGAGGGTATTCACTGCAACCTCACCCTGCTCTTCAGTTTTGCCCAGGCCGTAGCTGCGGCTGAAGCCGGAGCCACCTTGATCTCCCCCTTCGTCGGTCGCATCCTCGACTGGTACAAGAAAAGCACCGGCCGCGAAAGCTATCCCGGCCATGAGGACCCTGGTGTTCTCTCGGTCACCAAAATCTTCAACTACTTCAAAACCTTCGGCTACAAAACCGAGGTCATGGGTGCGAGCTTCCGCAATATTGACGAAATCATCGAATTGGCGGGCTGTGATCTACTCACCATCTCGCCCAAGCTCCTCGACCAACTGCGCAACACCCAGGGCGATTTACATCGCAAATTAAATCCATTTGACCCAGCCACCACCGAGCAGCAGATTCATCTCGATGCTCAAGGGTTCAAGGTGATGATGGCCGAGGACCAGATGGCGACTGAAAAACTGGATGAAGGCATCCGGGGATTCACCAAGGCCATCGAAACCCTGGAAGCCCAGCTCGCCCACCGCTTGGGAGAACTCGAAGGAGCCGGGGCTTTTCAACATGCGGCCCAGGAAATCTTCCTGCTCAACGACCTCGATGGCGATGGTTGTATCACCCGCGAGGAGTGGCTTGGCACCGATGCCGTCTTTGATGCACTGGACACCGATCACGATGGACGTCTTTTGCCCAATGACATCCGAGGCGGGCTCGGTGCTGCTCTCGCCATCAATAACTGA
- a CDS encoding Crp/Fnr family transcriptional regulator — MNALETMRALASQGEVLHAPAGGSIFASGETGDCMFGVLEGTVELTWNDEVGHEVIKAGDVFGAGALVTAEHRRYGNAKAVSDCKLLKMNREKFLFAVQESPMFAIELLGSIDQRLRQLKDCTKVG; from the coding sequence GTGAACGCCCTCGAAACCATGCGCGCCCTGGCGAGCCAAGGCGAGGTGCTTCACGCTCCAGCTGGTGGGTCGATTTTTGCTTCGGGTGAAACCGGTGACTGCATGTTCGGCGTTCTTGAGGGAACCGTCGAACTCACCTGGAATGACGAGGTCGGCCATGAGGTGATCAAGGCCGGTGATGTCTTTGGGGCCGGCGCTCTGGTGACAGCCGAGCACCGCCGCTATGGCAACGCCAAGGCAGTCAGTGACTGCAAACTGCTGAAGATGAACCGCGAGAAGTTTCTCTTCGCCGTGCAGGAGTCCCCGATGTTTGCCATCGAGCTACTGGGCTCGATCGATCAACGCCTCAGGCAACTCAAGGACTGCACGAAGGTGGGCTGA
- the frr gene encoding ribosome recycling factor, which produces MDLEASMRKSVDSTQRTFNTIRTGRANASLLDKIQVEYYGADTPLKSLATISTPDSTTIQLQPFDMSSLALIEKAIAMSDLGLTCNNDGKLIRINIPPLTEDRRKELCKLAAKYAEEGKVALRNVRRDAIDKVKKQEKEGEFSEDQSRDEQDKVQKLTDKFIAEIEKLLADKEADILKV; this is translated from the coding sequence ATGGATCTCGAAGCCAGCATGCGCAAGTCGGTGGATTCCACCCAGCGCACCTTCAACACGATTCGTACCGGCCGGGCGAATGCATCGCTGCTGGACAAGATCCAGGTGGAGTACTACGGCGCTGATACGCCGCTGAAGTCCTTGGCCACCATCAGCACGCCGGACTCGACCACCATCCAACTTCAGCCGTTCGACATGAGCTCCTTGGCTCTGATCGAAAAGGCGATCGCCATGAGCGATCTCGGATTGACGTGCAACAACGACGGCAAGTTGATTCGCATCAACATTCCGCCCCTCACCGAGGATCGCCGTAAGGAGCTCTGCAAGCTGGCGGCGAAGTATGCCGAGGAAGGCAAGGTTGCCCTGCGCAACGTTCGCCGCGATGCCATCGACAAGGTGAAAAAGCAGGAGAAGGAAGGGGAATTCTCTGAAGATCAGAGTCGCGATGAGCAGGACAAGGTCCAGAAGCTCACCGACAAGTTCATCGCTGAGATCGAGAAACTCCTGGCGGATAAGGAAGCAGACATCCTCAAGGTGTGA
- the ilvB gene encoding biosynthetic-type acetolactate synthase large subunit, with the protein MTVTSVSQAATAAEHSAPTRVSGGYALMDALRRHGVETIFGYPGGAILPIYDELHKAESRGWLKHVLVRHEQGGTHAADAYARATGKVGVCFGTSGPGATNLVTGIATAHMDSVPMVVITGQVPRAAIGTDAFQETDIFGITLPIVKHSWVVRDPRDIARIVSEAFLIASTGRPGPVLIDVPKDVGIEEFDYVPVEPGAAIPPGFKIPPAAAPNAIEAALELIRNARRPLLYVGGGAISSGAHAEIHALAERFRLPVTTTLMGKGAFDELHPLSVGMLGMHGTAYANFAVTDCDLLIAAGARFDDRVTGRLDGFAPRAQVIHIDIDAAEMGKTRLPDVAVVSDVKQAVEALLAASSQEDSRGRTEAWLERIAQWKQHYPLVVPAPEGDVAPQEVVSMLQELSPQAFFTTDVGQHQMWAAQFLHTLPRRWISSAGLGTMGFGMPAAMGVQCAFPDEPVICVAGDASILMNIQELGTLSQYHLPVKVVVLNNGWQGMVRQWQESFYGERYSASEMTGGMPNFPAVAEAFGVKGFQIQTRDELRSTLAEALAHPGPAFIEVKVRRNENCYPMVPPGASNAQMVGLPSHPELAIDTNRECHSCHHSTSSTSLYCPNCGAKL; encoded by the coding sequence GTGACCGTGACGTCCGTTTCGCAAGCGGCCACCGCCGCTGAACACTCCGCCCCGACCCGGGTGAGTGGCGGCTACGCCCTCATGGATGCTCTGCGACGCCATGGCGTCGAAACCATCTTCGGCTATCCCGGCGGCGCGATTCTCCCCATCTACGACGAGCTCCACAAGGCCGAGTCCCGGGGATGGCTGAAGCACGTGCTGGTGCGCCACGAGCAGGGCGGAACCCACGCAGCCGATGCCTACGCACGGGCCACCGGAAAGGTGGGCGTCTGCTTTGGCACCTCCGGTCCTGGGGCCACCAACTTGGTCACGGGCATTGCCACCGCCCACATGGACTCCGTGCCCATGGTGGTGATTACGGGACAAGTCCCCCGGGCGGCCATCGGCACGGATGCCTTCCAAGAGACCGACATCTTCGGCATCACCCTGCCGATCGTGAAGCACTCCTGGGTGGTGCGCGATCCACGGGACATTGCCCGCATTGTCTCGGAGGCCTTCTTGATCGCCTCCACCGGCCGGCCTGGTCCTGTCCTGATCGACGTGCCCAAGGACGTGGGCATCGAAGAGTTTGACTACGTGCCGGTGGAACCGGGCGCTGCCATTCCCCCCGGCTTCAAGATCCCCCCTGCTGCGGCACCAAACGCCATCGAGGCAGCGCTCGAGCTGATTCGCAACGCCAGGCGCCCCCTTCTCTACGTCGGTGGGGGTGCCATCAGTAGCGGTGCCCACGCGGAAATCCACGCCCTGGCGGAGCGTTTCAGGCTGCCGGTGACCACGACCTTGATGGGGAAGGGTGCCTTTGATGAGCTCCATCCCCTCTCGGTGGGGATGCTCGGCATGCACGGGACCGCCTATGCAAACTTCGCTGTCACCGACTGCGACCTGTTGATCGCTGCGGGTGCTCGCTTTGACGATCGCGTCACCGGCCGCCTGGATGGCTTCGCCCCCCGGGCCCAGGTCATCCACATCGATATTGATGCGGCCGAGATGGGCAAGACCCGTCTACCGGACGTGGCCGTGGTGTCCGACGTCAAACAAGCCGTTGAAGCCCTGCTGGCCGCCTCGAGCCAAGAAGACTCCCGCGGCCGCACCGAGGCTTGGCTCGAGCGAATCGCGCAGTGGAAGCAGCACTACCCCCTGGTGGTGCCCGCCCCCGAAGGAGATGTCGCCCCCCAGGAGGTGGTGTCGATGCTGCAAGAGCTCTCCCCTCAAGCGTTCTTCACCACGGATGTCGGACAGCACCAGATGTGGGCGGCCCAATTCCTCCACACCCTTCCCCGGCGTTGGATCAGCTCCGCAGGCCTAGGCACCATGGGCTTCGGCATGCCAGCGGCCATGGGGGTGCAGTGCGCCTTCCCTGATGAACCCGTGATCTGTGTGGCCGGCGACGCGAGCATCCTGATGAACATCCAGGAGCTCGGCACCCTCAGCCAGTACCACCTTCCCGTGAAGGTGGTGGTGCTCAACAACGGTTGGCAGGGGATGGTGCGCCAGTGGCAAGAAAGTTTCTACGGCGAGCGCTACAGCGCCTCTGAGATGACCGGAGGCATGCCGAACTTCCCAGCGGTCGCTGAAGCCTTCGGGGTCAAAGGGTTCCAGATCCAAACCCGGGATGAGCTGCGCTCAACACTGGCCGAAGCCCTCGCCCACCCCGGTCCTGCCTTTATTGAAGTGAAGGTGCGCCGCAACGAGAACTGCTATCCGATGGTGCCCCCTGGTGCCAGCAACGCCCAAATGGTGGGTCTCCCCTCCCATCCAGAACTGGCAATCGACACCAATCGTGAGTGCCATAGCTGCCACCACAGCACGTCCAGCACAAGCCTGTACTGCCCCAACTGCGGCGCCAAGCTGTGA
- a CDS encoding site-specific integrase yields the protein MQRISLGLDADMAGLEQARSQLRLLLQQLQQQRFCWRDWVASPKPTDGTTGERLHPVTATPVAVRLEHFELAFFNDPRRRRNPSGARTTWSSAYLPYLRRLERLAQDQELSWGLPLLEAVLESYPLASRGRQQCGTTLGALARAEGLELPADWSERAAGYGLHAAQFRQLPSDLQILEWIERIPNPAWRLAYGLMATYGLRNHEVFFSDLSALAPGGDRVIRVLPTSKTGEHQVWPFRPEWVERFGLEQLGAQRQLLPVVCTDLRRTTLQQVGRRVAEQFRRYALPLTPYDLRHAWAVRTIHIGLPDTVAARMMGHSVAIHTRTYHHWITRRDQQQAVDTALARNQAAAA from the coding sequence GTGCAGCGAATCAGCCTCGGCCTCGATGCAGACATGGCCGGCTTGGAGCAGGCCCGCTCCCAACTGAGGCTTCTGCTGCAACAGCTCCAGCAGCAGCGCTTCTGCTGGCGGGATTGGGTGGCTAGCCCCAAGCCAACGGACGGCACAACGGGAGAGCGGTTGCACCCCGTCACGGCCACGCCCGTCGCGGTGCGACTGGAGCATTTTGAGCTGGCGTTTTTTAACGATCCGCGTCGCCGCCGCAATCCCTCTGGCGCACGGACCACCTGGAGCAGTGCCTATCTGCCCTATCTCAGACGCCTCGAGCGCCTGGCTCAGGATCAGGAACTGTCCTGGGGCTTGCCGCTCCTCGAGGCTGTTCTTGAGAGTTATCCCCTGGCCTCGCGGGGGCGTCAGCAATGCGGCACAACCCTGGGGGCCCTAGCCCGGGCGGAAGGGTTGGAGTTGCCCGCTGACTGGAGTGAGCGAGCGGCTGGCTATGGCCTCCATGCTGCCCAATTCCGCCAGCTCCCCAGTGATCTGCAGATTCTCGAGTGGATTGAGCGCATTCCCAATCCCGCATGGCGTTTGGCCTATGGCCTGATGGCGACCTACGGCCTGCGCAACCACGAGGTCTTCTTCAGCGATCTCTCCGCTTTGGCACCGGGGGGTGATCGGGTCATCCGGGTCCTGCCCACGAGCAAGACCGGCGAGCATCAGGTGTGGCCCTTTCGCCCGGAGTGGGTGGAGCGCTTTGGCCTGGAGCAACTGGGTGCCCAGCGTCAGCTGCTGCCGGTGGTGTGTACCGATCTGCGCCGCACCACCCTTCAGCAGGTCGGACGTCGGGTGGCCGAGCAGTTCCGCCGCTACGCGCTGCCATTAACCCCCTACGACCTGCGCCATGCCTGGGCAGTTCGCACCATTCACATCGGCCTGCCGGACACCGTGGCGGCGCGAATGATGGGGCACTCGGTGGCGATCCACACCCGCACCTATCACCACTGGATCACGCGCCGGGACCAACAGCAGGCGGTGGACACTGCCCTGGCGCGTAATCAGGCGGCGGCGGCCTGA
- the pyrH gene encoding UMP kinase: protein MAYQRVLLKLSGEALMGEQGYGIDPAVVDAIAKDVAAVVADGSQLAIVVGGGNIFRGLKGSAAGMDRATADYVGMLATVMNAITLQDGLERAGIPTRVQSAISMQEVAEPYIRRKAIRHMEKGRVVIFAAGTGNPFFTTDTTAALRAAEIGADVVFKATKVDGVYDKDPNKYADAVRYESLSFMDVLSKELEVMDSTAIALCKDNAIPIVVFDLFGTGNIGRAVRGEPIGTSILPSA from the coding sequence ATGGCCTATCAGCGCGTGTTGCTGAAGCTCAGTGGCGAAGCCCTGATGGGTGAGCAGGGTTACGGCATCGATCCTGCGGTTGTGGATGCGATCGCCAAGGACGTGGCTGCTGTGGTCGCTGACGGGAGTCAGTTGGCAATCGTGGTGGGCGGGGGCAACATCTTCCGCGGTCTCAAAGGTTCAGCGGCGGGCATGGACCGGGCGACCGCTGACTACGTCGGAATGCTGGCCACGGTGATGAATGCCATCACCCTCCAGGACGGACTGGAGCGGGCAGGCATCCCCACCCGGGTCCAGAGCGCCATTTCCATGCAAGAGGTGGCTGAGCCCTACATCCGCCGCAAGGCCATTCGGCACATGGAGAAGGGGCGCGTGGTGATCTTTGCCGCGGGTACGGGCAATCCCTTCTTCACCACGGACACCACCGCTGCATTGCGGGCGGCCGAGATCGGGGCTGATGTGGTCTTCAAGGCCACGAAGGTGGATGGTGTCTATGACAAGGACCCCAACAAGTACGCCGACGCCGTGCGCTACGAAAGCCTCTCGTTCATGGATGTCCTCAGCAAAGAGCTAGAGGTGATGGACAGCACGGCCATCGCCCTCTGTAAGGACAACGCCATCCCAATTGTGGTGTTTGATCTGTTCGGCACCGGCAACATCGGCCGGGCTGTGCGCGGTGAACCCATCGGCACCAGCATTCTTCCTTCGGCCTGA
- a CDS encoding M23 family metallopeptidase has product MGLFIPSACFKPGLLAAALLLATSAQANPWRKARFPVPQFSGYTSHFGLRPSGSGSSRHHQGLDIAAPLGSPVLNWWAGRVERLINDRSCGIGLVMRSGAYEHLYCHLQGSVEGGTLRSGAVNLRQGTWLRTGEPLGTIGTSGRSSGPHLHWGVKLGERWLDPVVVLHAMADARRLETPISRARP; this is encoded by the coding sequence GTGGGCCTCTTCATTCCATCGGCTTGCTTTAAACCAGGGCTGCTGGCTGCTGCCCTGCTGCTAGCAACTTCTGCCCAGGCCAACCCCTGGCGCAAAGCGCGTTTTCCCGTTCCGCAATTCAGCGGCTACACCAGCCATTTCGGCCTCAGGCCTAGCGGATCAGGCAGCTCGAGACACCATCAGGGCCTAGACATCGCCGCACCCCTGGGGTCGCCAGTCCTCAACTGGTGGGCTGGCCGAGTGGAGCGACTGATCAACGACAGGAGCTGCGGCATCGGGCTTGTCATGCGCTCCGGTGCCTACGAGCACCTGTACTGCCATCTGCAGGGGAGCGTGGAGGGGGGCACCCTGCGCAGCGGAGCGGTGAATCTGCGGCAGGGCACCTGGCTCCGTACGGGTGAGCCCCTTGGCACCATTGGAACCAGCGGCCGCAGCAGCGGGCCCCACCTGCATTGGGGCGTGAAGCTGGGAGAACGCTGGCTCGACCCCGTGGTCGTGCTTCACGCAATGGCTGACGCCAGGCGACTAGAAACGCCTATTTCTCGGGCCAGACCTTAG